The following nucleotide sequence is from Streptomyces bathyalis.
CGGACGCCGTCGAGGGGGACTCACAGGAGGGCATGCCGTCGTTCGACGTAGATGACAGCGGCGACGAAGTCCACGACAGAACGCAGACGGAACACTGATGCGAAGCAGCGGCAACACCGGCGGCAATCGTAAGAACAGGGGCTCTGGCGGCAAGCAGTCCCCCCGGGCAGCCGGAGGGGGCGGAGGCAGGCAGAAGCGGACGGACCGTCCGCGCCCGGAGGAGCGCCGCTACGGCAAGGGGGAGCAGCGTGCCGCGGACGGCGGCGCCAAGCAGGGCGGGGGCAAGCCCGCCCGGAAGTCCGCGCAGGGCCCGTCCAGGAGCACGCCGAAGGCCGCCGGGAAGAAGGCGTCCGCGGCCGGCACCGGCAGCGGCGCGAAGAGTGGCGCGAAGGGCGGCCCCAAGAGCGCCACGGCCCGCGGAGCGGCGGCGAGGAGCGTCGCGGCGAAGAACGCCGCCAAGAGCGGCCCGCGCAAGGTCACCGGCAGCGGCGCTCCCAAGGCCCGCGCCCGCAACGCCTCAGCGCCCTCGCGCCCCCGCGAGTACGAGGCGCAGGTCGAGGAGCGCAACCGCGCCCGTCACACCGGACCCGCCCGGAAGCTCCCGAAGACCTTCGGCGAGCAGGAGGGCGAGCGGCTGCAGAAGGTACTGGCCCGTGCCGGCATGGGCTCGCGCCGCGCCTGCGAGGAGCTGATCGAGCGGGCCAGGGTCGAGGTCAACGGCAGCATCGTCGTCGAACAGGGCGTCCGCGTGGACCCCGACAAGGACGAGATCAAGGTCGACGGTCTGACCATCGCCTCCCAGTCACAGGTCTTCTTCGCGCTCAACAAGCCCTCGGGCGTGGTCGCGTCGATGGAGGACCCGGAGGGGCGCCAGTGCCTGGGGGACTACGTCCAGAACCGGGAGACCCGCCTCTTCCACGTCGGGCGTCTCGACACCGAGACCGAGGGCCTCATACTCCTCACCAACCACGGTGAGCTGGCCCACCGG
It contains:
- a CDS encoding pseudouridine synthase, producing MRSSGNTGGNRKNRGSGGKQSPRAAGGGGGRQKRTDRPRPEERRYGKGEQRAADGGAKQGGGKPARKSAQGPSRSTPKAAGKKASAAGTGSGAKSGAKGGPKSATARGAAARSVAAKNAAKSGPRKVTGSGAPKARARNASAPSRPREYEAQVEERNRARHTGPARKLPKTFGEQEGERLQKVLARAGMGSRRACEELIERARVEVNGSIVVEQGVRVDPDKDEIKVDGLTIASQSQVFFALNKPSGVVASMEDPEGRQCLGDYVQNRETRLFHVGRLDTETEGLILLTNHGELAHRLTHPRYGVKKTYLAAIQGPLPRDLGKRLKDGIKLDDGYARADHFRVVENTGKNYLVEVSLHEGRKHIVRRMLAEAGFPVERLVRTRFGPIALGDQKSGWLRRMTNTEVGMLMKEVGL